The proteins below come from a single Desulfovibrio sp. Huiquan2017 genomic window:
- the cbiD gene encoding cobalt-precorrin-5B (C(1))-methyltransferase CbiD, with amino-acid sequence MDKPLRTGRTTGTCASAAAMAGVRFLLAGERPGTVDVPLPPGGNLAVPVERLEPLDGAVRVTVLKDGGDDPDVTHGHEIQAVVRAKPGDGPLRVVLDGGKGVGRATLPGLPVAVGEAAINPEPRKQIEAAVRRAAKEFGGRILVTIEVPEGETLAQATMNPRLGIVGGISILGTQGIVKPYSHASWKATIEEGLSVARAMGLDHAVFTTGRRSERFYLERHPDTPPQALIQAADFFEFALRAAAAHGFRRVTWAVFFGKLVKQAQGLDSTHAKDHPVDFALLAERCREAGCAPALLPAIREANTAVQVLGMLHDDPALNGLVHLLVEKAREAAEERTGKLCAVLYTVFDFDGRPLAEVSPRPTP; translated from the coding sequence CGCCCCGGGACCGTGGACGTTCCCCTGCCTCCAGGCGGGAACCTGGCCGTACCCGTCGAACGCCTGGAGCCCCTGGACGGCGCGGTGCGGGTCACGGTCCTCAAGGACGGCGGCGACGACCCGGACGTGACTCACGGGCACGAGATCCAGGCCGTCGTCCGCGCCAAGCCCGGAGACGGCCCCCTGCGCGTGGTCCTCGACGGGGGCAAGGGCGTGGGCCGCGCCACCTTGCCCGGCCTGCCCGTGGCCGTAGGCGAGGCCGCCATCAACCCCGAGCCGCGCAAGCAGATCGAAGCGGCCGTCCGGCGGGCCGCGAAAGAATTCGGCGGGCGCATCCTGGTGACCATTGAGGTCCCGGAAGGAGAGACCCTGGCCCAAGCGACCATGAACCCGCGTCTGGGCATCGTCGGCGGCATCTCCATCCTCGGCACCCAGGGCATCGTCAAGCCCTACTCTCACGCCTCGTGGAAAGCGACCATCGAGGAGGGCCTGAGCGTGGCCCGGGCCATGGGCCTGGATCACGCGGTCTTCACCACGGGCCGTCGCAGCGAACGGTTCTACCTGGAGCGGCATCCCGACACCCCGCCCCAGGCCCTGATCCAGGCCGCGGACTTCTTCGAATTCGCGTTGCGCGCCGCAGCGGCGCACGGCTTCCGGCGCGTCACCTGGGCCGTGTTCTTCGGCAAGCTGGTCAAGCAGGCCCAGGGGCTCGACTCCACCCACGCCAAGGACCACCCCGTGGACTTCGCCCTGCTGGCCGAGCGCTGCCGCGAGGCGGGCTGCGCCCCGGCCCTGCTTCCGGCCATCCGCGAGGCCAACACCGCCGTGCAGGTTCTGGGCATGCTGCACGACGACCCGGCCTTGAACGGCTTGGTCCATCTATTGGTGGAAAAAGCGCGGGAAGCCGCCGAGGAGCGGACGGGAAAACTGTGCGCGGTCTTGTACACAGTATTCGACTTCGACGGGCGCCCCTTGGCCGAAGTATCCCCCCGCCCGACGCCGTGA